In Astyanax mexicanus isolate ESR-SI-001 chromosome 17, AstMex3_surface, whole genome shotgun sequence, a single window of DNA contains:
- the abraxas1 gene encoding BRCA1-A complex subunit Abraxas 1: MEEYSTTVRLSGFVLGSLMFQHLNTDSDVEGLLVGESVREEKSKITDSQTDHIQFLHTINIQKHITCRRIHSFYNNACEIDEEKIREITSNFNEENVIGWYRQRRNTTQQMTLKEQLVHQNLRRLLPHQELIFILLTPSDTTSSGSTHRLEYTAFIWNGSQYSSVLISIGNLGMLDQQDYWRFSTTCPSLSRCQAVKKHKTKFFSTEDDLREVEKVSNMNDALLDEMKTACEKVEKSERLVEKLQADITELKEAISKQKKKQQQCNTTETSTPNEPKENVLLCAALKALFPNSPSLRTQTLTVQGFPVLEVCCSSEHGIDIPSRLPLVLEYEQGLRKRKTSRDCRSQEKSQVAGTSLRRKRKRNTTDTQDPVEEEEVDNLQDSNSPVF; the protein is encoded by the exons GAGGGTCTGTTAGTTGGGGAAAGTGTCCGAGAGGAGAAGAGCAAAATTACAGACTCGCAGACGGATCACATCCAGTTTCTGCACACAATCA ATATTCAGAAGCACATTACGTGTAGAAGAATTCACAG CTTCTACAATAATGCCTGTGAAATAGACGAGGAGAAGATCAGAGAGATTACGTCTAATTTTAATGAG GAGAACGTGATTGGTTGGTACAGACAGCGGAGAAACACCACTCAGCAGATGACTCTAAAAGAACAGCTGGTGCATCAGAATCTGAGACGACTTCTTCCACATCAGGAGCTCATCTTCATCCTGCTGACGCCTTCAGACACGACATCATCAGGCTCCACCCACCGTCTGGAATACACAGCCTTTATATGGAATGGCAG ccAGTACAGCAGTGTCCTGATCTCAATAGGAAACCTGGGTATGCTGGACCAGCAGGATTACTGGAGATTCTCGACTACATGCCCGTCTCTGAGCCGCTGCCAAGCTGTGAAAAAACACAA AACCAAATTCTTCTCTACAGAAGATGATCTCAGGGAGGTGGAGAAAGTCAGCAACATGAACGACGCATTGTTGGACGAAATGAAG ACTGCTTGTGAGAAAGTGGAGAAGAGCGAGCGTTTAGTGGAGAAGCTTCAAGCAGATATCACTGAACTCAAAGAGGCCATtagcaagcagaagaagaagcagcaacAGTGTAACA CCACAGAAACATCGACTCCAAACGAACCCAAGGAGAACGTCCTGCTGTGTgcagctctgaaagctctgttcCCAAACTCCCCATCATTACGGACTCAGACTCTAACTGTCCAGGGCTTTCCGGTGCTGGAGGTTTGCTGCAGCTCCGAACACGGCATCGACATTCCCAGCAGACTGCCGCTGGTCCTGGAGTACGAGCAGGGCCTGAGGAAGAGGAAAACCAGCAGAGACTGCAGATCACAGGAGAAATCGCAGGTCGCCGGAACCTCCCTTAGAcgtaaaagaaagagaaacaccACAGATACTCAGGACcctgtggaggaggaggaggtcgaCAACCTGCAGGACAGTAATtctcctgttttttaa